The nucleotide window TTTACAACCAGTTTGTCAGCTGAGGATGGTGACGTATTTATGGTCACCATTTACACAAATGGAAGATATGACAACGGCGACAGAATAACTTTACCAGCAGGTAAACTACCATGAAAAATTTACCACATTTCAAGATGAATATAAGTTCACTCAGCAAACACAATGTCGTGAAAGTCCGCGTCCAGTAAAATATTACCTTTAtttcagaaaacttttataattaatataaattaaaagtaCGCTGAATAGGAAATGTTAGGGACGCCAAGAAAATAGATGCAGCTGGAGTGCGATgttatagtttatttttataaaaattctcTGTTAATATAAAGTTAATCATTGCCGGCATAAAGATGATCGCACTTTCCCATTATAGGTAAAAAACCATAACAAATCTTGATGAAAAGTTTACCCTTGCTAATGTGCAGGGGGCATTTTGCCAAGAAGCAGCCAAAGATGGTGCGGTCTCTACCGTAAACAAGAAGGCGACGAAATAAACTGTGGTGTTGACTTGGACAGTTTGTGTCCCGGTGGACTTACTGTTTCAAATGATTGGCCTCCAGTGGTAAGAAGCGAATCTTACTCCTACACTGCCTTCGTGGAGTTTCAAGTTATTCGATGCAGTGATACAATGGAAGAAAGTAAGTGTTTAGCAGTTAAATtcttaaatataattaatcgatcacaaacaaatgattttaaaatatttcttccaCAGCAACTACGACAACTACAtcagaaacaacaaaaactacaaGGACGGTAAGTTTAACAACAGAAGACTTGACAACAGCAGTCAGCAAAATGTCGACAACCAGAATCGGAGTCAGTTCGACTGAATTTCCTTCAGGTACAAGTAATTCTAAAAGTGGACATGCAGTCAGTGGATTACTGGAATTACTAATTTACAGACAATGCTTGCACACTACTGTTAAAAGTAATCATCCGACTTAATCTTAGTAGTTGTCACAGGCGTTACAAGTAGAGCAGTTTCAACGAAAGATACCACGACACCACTTCTTGTAGTGATTATCGTATTGAGTGTACTTCTCGTACTAAGTCTATTGATGCTTGCAATCTTTACAAGAAAATACTTGTAAGTAGAAAAGCTTATGaacaatcaacaaaatatCACGTACTTGTAACTTTACTGCAGGTCGTTGCAAGATTTCATAAATACTTGTGCTTGTCGTTGCAGAATATTAAGAAACCTTTCACCGAGTGCACATGACAACGACAACAATACGAGGCAAGCAACGGCTCTCAACAACCAGTACGAAAACACACCGGTTAACAACAATTATGAGGGAGATTCAAATCCTTACCAACTGCCGGTGCCAAACGACGAAATGAGAAGTACAGGAATAGAAGATTACGATCATTTATCACAAACTAATAGGAATGGAAGAACAGCAACTAACAGTCAGCTTGCTACTAACCAATTGAATCAAGACACCTACGCGATTGCTGGCGATCCTAATAAGGTCAACGAACTGGTTGATAATGTTCTTTATCAACCGTTTGGTTCATAAACAGATTAAGAACGCGAGGTTGAACTGTGTGGCGTAGCAAGCAAATCAGACTCCACCGGTTTTATCGCCGTATTTATAGCTAGCATATTAAGAACATCTGTGCTGTACATAGATTATGATGCttttataattgttttgtCGTTCTCTGTATTAAGATATTTATGAAATTAAATGCCATAAAACTGCATTTGTATTTGTGGTTGCATAATTTTGCATCtaattaaaaagtaaattaaataatatttgtgttttaattacattttggtGTAAACTTATTGGAAACCGTGCTATCGGACTCGTGCTGTTATGCCAGCCACAATAGTTTATAACAATAAAGATTTGATTTTGACACATTTTGCTATCCGAATTGCATTATAGACAAATTAAACACAGAAATGACAGTTTAATTATTACGCCAATATCTTTTGTTGGTTCAACGTAAACACCTAAATAATACACTTGAAATTGGATGTGACAGATTCGTAACCATACAATACATTCAATAACCAGTACAATACTTTCACATAACGTAAACACGTCCACTGGCCGTGAAGCTTGTCACCAATTCTCCGGTCATTAATCAATAACTTATTCCGAACGTGAATTTGGTTAACTATGACGTGATTTCTTTTTCAATAGCACTAACAAAAAATCACGGTGTGTGAGAAGGACCCGTGCTTTCAGAAAATGATACATGTAAAAAAAACACACGTAGTCACGTTCTGCAGAATGATGTAATAACAGGAAAAGTTAACTGGAGTCGGGTTACAGCCACAGATTAACACAAGTGAGTGCATTCTGACTTCTGACAAAATCGGCCCAATATCAGCGCCATCATTTGATAAAGCATGTTTTACCCTTTCTGCGAGGAATCACCGACTTTGGAATCGAAACTATGACTAATGCTATATCGGCAGCTGGAGTCAAGAAAGCAAAACTAAGTtagacaaaacttttgtgtaaCAGCACGTTTGCCTTTTTCATATCCGTTAACTAGAAAAATATCTGCTGACATTTGGGCTATATTTTAAACAACGTGTTGGCGCAGATTAATTACTTTAACAGCTGTCAGATAGTAATATGGTATACCGCAGTGTACAGATATTAATCCTGTTTTTATTCGGTATGTGGCCTTTTATTTGCAACTTGCATAGGAGAAAAACATAGTTAAAAAGTTCTTTAAGTAATTGGTTATCAGTAGCAAACTTAGCCTGCaatttataaagaaaatgaGAGTATAATCCGATAGTATGCAACTACAAATTACAGCTTGTTTGAATTTTATGGCTCAACATAGGCATAATTTGATACGGTGAAAGCACATCagatttaacaaataaaattttggcaGGAGTCGCAAATATTTTCGGACAGGAAAGGAGATGTGGAAACAGATTCACAGAAGATGAAGACACACAGAGCATCATATACTCTAGCTTGGTAATCTTTGGGACGGAAAGATGCCAATACACTACCACTTTGTCCGCCGACGATGAAGATTTGTTTTTGATCACAATCTTCGTACATGAGAACTATGACAGCGGAGACATACTGACATTGCCAACAGGTAACTTAACCAATAACGCGATCTCATAGTATCAAGTAACAAAAAGATGTGGAGCCCAAGACAGTATCAGAAGTACTGTAAACCATAAGGGTATAAAAGAATTTGAATATCATAAGATTTGACCAATAATACAAGTGTTAACATGTTGCGTGCGATTTAGCCGAACAATTCAACTGTTTAAATTAACACAGGGCAAAATTTGGCAAAAGGAGCACAAAAATGGTGCGGCATCTTTAAAAAAGAAGACGAGGAAGTGGGTTGTAATACCAATCTGGAACATTTGTGTCCCGTTCAACCGGTAGTTCCAAACCAATGGCCTCCCGTCATTAGAAGTAGATCTCAACACTATGCTGCACTGGTCAAATTCAACGTGATTCGCTGCAGCGAAAACTTTGAAGAAAGTAGGAATCCCCCAGTTCACTTCATAAAATAATCAGGGAAATGAACACAAATTCTCTTTTCTACAGAAACTACGAAAAACACAatagaaacaacaaaaacaacaacaggAGCGATAACAACAAGGTTTTTGGAAGTTCACAcgacaaaaagtgaaaacaatTCCGCCGTAACAGGTAAGAATGCTTACATTTTTAAGCAGGTACATAATTATAACAGTGCCTGAAAGTAACGCCTGAAATATTCtcagaagaaaaaagaaatgaaaaatgtgtCATTGCGATATTCTTACTTTTTAATCACAGAGGTTACCAAGAGATTAGTTTCAACGGATGATAACAGCACGCCACTCCTTGCGATAATCATTGTCTTGGGTGTACTTCTCGTTATAAGTCTACTGGCGATGGCAATCTTCATAAAGAAATATCTGTGGGTCGAAATGCTTTTCCTGCAATATTCCCATAACAGCTTACATACAAACTTGACACTATAATGAATATAAATATTTGCTGCAGAACATCAAGGAACTCGTCATCAACTGGACGAGACAACCTCAATAATTCAAGGCAAACAACAATCCCTCACAACAACCAGTATGAAAATACGAGGATAAACAACAACTATGAAACCGTATCAAATCCTTATCATCAGGCAATGTCAACCAGTGTAAGTGCAGGAAATAGCAATTACGAGCAAGTTTCACCAGCTAACAAAGACAGAGAAATGGTAGCCAGCAACCAGGTTGTTATGAACCAACTGAACCAAGATACTTATGCAACAGCAACCGACCCTGAACAGGCCAACGAACTAGTTAACAACGTCCTTTACCAACCGATTGGTCAATAAATCGGCTAAAAATCTAACAGgataaaaataatgaatagAGAAGAATATCTCGTTCATTTATCATCTTTGTGCTTTTAgtacaaagaaaatttgtacATTATTTGTTACTTTAGTTTATGATTGTTGTTTTATTACCTGTATTAAAATATTCATCTAGTTGACTGAGACTAAACTTCCtcgtattttgttttatgccATGTTGTAGCATATTATTTGAATATGATTATTTCGGTGATGATCATATACCCCACTAGTAAAATGGGGCTTGGTGTTTATTTGCTGATAACAAATAACGtaaaaaatgatcaaaaaacCAATTCGTCTTCAGAAAGCAGCAATATGTATCGAACGTGGCATTGCATCTTTTCAGTTCAAGATATAACTGTTCTGCATAGAAGCGAACCACCTTCTCATAAACCTTCACGAGATTGCCCAAAAAAATCATCACACAGCATTCCTTTAATTATAATACCTATCCAGCATGCAATcttcattttaaaatgtttgtgtttGCCTTACTGAAGATAAAATACAACAGGCGATGTGACATGTTcccaaaaataaaaaggtgTAACATGGTAACACACTAAGAGAAAACACACAGTGGTTTAGAAAACTGTACAAAGAAGGAAGTTAAAAGCCTTCAAAAGAAACGTAAAACTTTTGCAGCAGACACAAAAGCTTACTGCTGGTAACTCGGGTAAGAATACAGTTGAAAAATCACTTCTGCAAAGACGGTATCCATGTCAGTATTATGATATTGGATCAACTTTTTGCTACTGATGGTTACCTGGTGGtatgttgtaaaaataaagGCGCCGTAATACAGACTTCCTCATCAAACAGAACTTCCCGAATGCGTTCAAAGGACGACGCAATCGAAGAATCACGTTCTTTCGTTAAACGTCACATTTCCATCACATGCCAATCATAAGACCTCAAAACAGTATATATTCACACAACACAAGCATATGCGTATTATTACAAAGCCAATTCTCGACAGATGGttaaattacaaagtttgCGCCGAAGCATTGCAAACGTTTTCAGAAGAAACGAGGAAAAATGTACTCGCGACGTATTCTACCTACCTTTTTATGTGAGTAAAGTCTGCTGAGAGTTTATGTAAAGTCTTCAAAGACGGAACTATACCATATTTGAAATTCACTGTGAGAGGTACACTGCATGATACAGAAAGGACTCTGCGTTAGTTTGAGATGTAAATACTAGCACACGACTTTGGAAAAAGtgtaactttttctttttaaacgAGTGTGATAAAGTTTAAGGATGACGAACAACTAAAGCAGCAACGGCACCAAATTTTcgaaaatcaagtttttgctaATATTAGTATAAAAGACCGTTATTCTTTCGATTGTAGCCGTTTTCAAACAATTGCTTAAATCTATACTTTagaatcaaaaacaaaaaaaaccaACAAGTTACAGGTTTCAGTAATTATATTTATTCCATTCTCGTGCAATGaggttgttgtttttcatcaGGTGTAATATCTCTGTTTATACAACGGGCGACATCGTGCGGCGATACAGAAATCACCAAGCCCTTCGATGTTGTCAGTTATGCAACAAATGACATTGAAAATTGTACGTGGTCAATCAGACCCCAAAATAATGAATCCCACACAATGCTCGTGTTAAATTTCTTCTACTTCAGTCTTCACAGAAAGGACAAAGTCCAGTTACCAGATGGCAAGTATTGGTGTTGATGAAAATCTCAGTTTTATCGCAAAACTATTAAATATACACAAACccaaatataataaacatgCCATTTAGGGGCTATGTTGCCGAATAAGTACGCCTTCTTTGCAAGCCATGCGATATGCAAGAAGTATGTGTTTTCAAATGATACGACAAGCTGTGATAGAGAAATACTGGACCGCTACTGCCCTCAAGAATCTGTCAGCACAACGTCACTACCAGCCCAGCTAACTGCCAGCATAAAAACCAGAACGAACAAGAGGTTCTGGCGGCTCCGATTCAGTTACGTACTGGTTCCATGTCAAACGGAAAGTGCTAAAGGTGAAATGGATTGTTTTCACAAGACATTGGACAACGTGTATTGCTATGTGATACTATTTTTAATACTATTGTTATTAccattgttattattatacagACGAACGGCAAATGGAAGTCGTGAGTACGTCTTCTGGTTCTTTGATTGCTGGTGTTGTAGTTCTGTGTATTATGCTCGCAATCAGCTTTGTGGTCATTGCTATTCTTGCAAAGAAATTTATGTAAGTAAGCGCAATTACAGTAAAGTTGCCTTTGCACTGAGAGATTTGTGAACCTTAATCGTCTAAATTGCATGCGTTCAGATGGCGAAGTGGCGACAAACTAATGGTTGAAAACCTGACTGAGAATACAACCTACGAAAACAACGGCTATGATGTACCGGCAACCATAATACCGAGCAACGCCTATGAGTCAGTCGCCTCGATACGTTCACAACGGTTCGACACTGATAATAGACATCAAATAAATGAATCAGCAGGAGTGAACACGGATCCACAAACTATCGGCCAAGAAAGGGAAATGGTCGTCAACGTTATTTATCAACCACTTGACAGGAATGGAAACTTTGAAAGACATAACGATCGGGTCGTGTAATTTAAACCACGATGTAGGTGAAGGATCATCATTCTATAAACGACACAATATTAGCTCTCAGCTGGTACTGACCTGTATTCAAATCGCAAAACTGAGGCAAATATTACATGTTCTTGCTGAAAGCAtaactttttgtactttttgtacttaaaaagttcattgtttgtttgtttgtttgtttgaactatGGTTTCTTCTATTCgatgttttaagttttatctTTGCATCGTTGCAATTTCTCGTCAGCAAAGTTGTATCACGTAACTTTAAGGAGAGTTATGAAGACGCGCATAACGCAAAAACCTCATTGTGCACGAAGGCACACACGGAAATGTGGCAAAACGTCAGAAAGATTTCCGGTTGTCATAAGTGTACTATGCTGTTTGTCCagttaaaagttaacaaactGCTAATAAAACATGCATGAGAATCAGACACGATTCGAACAAGAAACGACGCCGTTTCAAACTCGTCTATTCGTGACCTGGACACGTCACATACACGTCTCCGACAACATCTTGATAAAAGAAAGCAATTATAATTTTGGACGGTTTGAACTGACAGCGAactgtgcaaatgtttttagaTTAAAGCGACGACAATAACCAATGTTTCGATCAACGCTGCTGTCTTTGCTGGTCTTTTACAGTAAGTGCACTATACAGATAAAGACTTCTTAAGAAAAGCAGATATTCAAGTCTATAGATGTGTATGCAATCCCGCTAAAGAAATTGTTACTGACCTAAAAACGTAGAAATGGCCTGGGACATTTTAGAAATCAGAGTTTCAGAAAAACGTAACCTGTAATTTGCCGTGTTCCTAGTGTACCTGATGGGATGGACGGAAGGCGACACAGGATGTGGCAAACTACAACATACAACACGCACTGGTCATTTTTATTACCAAATATGGAACAGCAGCGGTGAAAATTGCAACTGGACATTCACCCCTCCTTCTAACAGATCGGATGTAATGCTCGTCATCAACATACCTGAGCTTGATCGCTACAGCGATGGACATTGGAGAGACGAACTAATTATGCCAGATGGTAAGATTTCGGTATTTTTTTATTGGTCAGCATTGTTTCAATTTGCCAATTGTATGCGATTTTTGTATAATGCGTTTGATAGGTTCTGTGATGGTCACAAGACGTTGCATTGCGTTACGCATGATATGACGTACAAAATCATATTCAAGTCAAATACGCGCAGAAACCTGCAAATTTACCAAAACGTTTTTTCACAAAGGGGAAGTTCTTTTGCACAACACTTCGTCAAGGGCACACAGAGATACAACAAAAACCTGGTGTGGAGTGTACGTCAGAGAGCAGCACGGCGTACATAGAACGTGTGCGAGTGATGTCATCATCAATGACGTGTGCGAACGAACCACGGCGGCGAGCATGAAATGGCCTCCGGTTTTGCAAAGTAACTCATACTACTATTTCATGTTCTTGAGTTACGCCTTTCTTGACTGTCAAACTGCGGTACAAGAACCAAGCCAAACTACTACGCAAGGTATTTGAACTTTACACTGGAGTTGTACCACAACTGAGAGCGATAACTTAAACATTTCCTCAAAATTGTAACGTTGTGAAATATTTAGCCACCACTTCAACCAGCACAGCGACGACTACAACCACGAAACAATACGAAACAAGTACGACAAGCGACCTACCGAATACTGCAGGTGATAAACTgtattttttaagtaaaaagaATACTACCTAAGAATATAACGACATGTCTGCTTCAAGTCTACCAAACCACACATGACAGGCCAATCAGCCGATATCTGAATAGCGTCCAACTTTTTTCACTTACAGGTCAAATGATGTCTCGACTCCGAAACAAACTGCGGACAACGACGATCGCCTCCATTACCATGGGAGCGATAGCTGCTGTCTTCGCTCTCATACTGATTGCACTAGTCGTAAAACTGTTGTAAGCAACAATATTATAGATTGCagttattttgttgaaattactTTCAACAAACGCAATGTACTGTACACACGCGCTTGTTTGCAACGGGTTTAAgctttagagtttagactCTTTAGAGCAAAGTATAAAGCAAAACGTTAATTGTTTAGCAACAACAAAAGCCGTGGAACGGAGATTCCACTCTCGTTCAAGAGCAATATGTACCAAGGAGACCAACAACAAGTAGTCGGTTACCACAACATGGCGTTAGATCTTCAAAATGAACAAGCCTAAATTTACTTCCAAACTTTTCACTTAAAAATCTTCGCTGTTCAAATTCATGCGACATCCACCATGCCAAAATAGTGTATCTGTATATGTGAATAAAATGTTGGCAAACAAGTCGTAGAAGTCTATTTAAGACGAATAACAAACTTAAATCGCGGCAAACTAACTCTTGAACTCGATTCGTTCCTGCTATCAAATGGGTCATGGAACACATCATACGGACGATGTTGCCAGTGAAGTAACCTCGTTGCGTTAAAAGAAGTGAAAAAGCATATATGGCTTGTAATCACTATCATTATCGAAAGTGACTACATTATCGTATAGGTaagtcacgcagcctgttgttacaCATAGGCGACTAGGTTAGAaaaatgggtatgcaaaagtTCATTTCAGTTATTTATGGTTTGTTTCAAGGTAGATTTAGATTGGAAGGTAAACTTAGGTTAGcattaggttactatgttataaaattaaacatagAAAGACTAAACAAGAAGTTACATCATCTTATACGTAATTTGGTGCAAAGCTGGCTTGAGATCTGGCAAGTTTATGTTACGTCAATCAAAACGTGACATGACATTTATCAGCCAACATGAAATTGTAATAAACATGGAATCAGATCATCGGTTATTGGATCATATAGACACGCGTATAACGATAATAATCATTCTTCTGAGAAAATTCAATAAATATAGTAAGGTAGATATTTGAATTTATTCCAGACCACAAAAGCATGCAGctataaaaagtaaatgatTGAATTATgggaattgaaaaaaaacGAGACGATTCGACTGCCCAGCGTGCACGAAATCATGTCAT belongs to Clavelina lepadiformis chromosome 6, kaClaLepa1.1, whole genome shotgun sequence and includes:
- the LOC143463424 gene encoding uncharacterized protein LOC143463424 isoform X1, with protein sequence MGYSRVQYFIVLLAAGVARTYGQSCGDVVNEDQDTDWIVYTVNVLFSPSTCEFTTSLSAEDGDVFMVTIYTNGRYDNGDRITLPAGGILPRSSQRWCGLYRKQEGDEINCGVDLDSLCPGGLTVSNDWPPVVRSESYSYTAFVEFQVIRCSDTMEETTTTTTSETTKTTRTVSLTTEDLTTAVSKMSTTRIGVSSTEFPSGVTSRAVSTKDTTTPLLVVIIVLSVLLVLSLLMLAIFTRKYLILRNLSPSAHDNDNNTRQATALNNQYENTPVNNNYEGDSNPYQLPVPNDEMRSTGIEDYDHLSQTNRNGRTATNSQLATNQLNQDTYAIAGDPNKVNELVDNVLYQPFGS
- the LOC143463424 gene encoding uncharacterized protein LOC143463424 isoform X2; its protein translation is MGYSRVQYFIVLLAGVARTYGQSCGDVVNEDQDTDWIVYTVNVLFSPSTCEFTTSLSAEDGDVFMVTIYTNGRYDNGDRITLPAGGILPRSSQRWCGLYRKQEGDEINCGVDLDSLCPGGLTVSNDWPPVVRSESYSYTAFVEFQVIRCSDTMEETTTTTTSETTKTTRTVSLTTEDLTTAVSKMSTTRIGVSSTEFPSGVTSRAVSTKDTTTPLLVVIIVLSVLLVLSLLMLAIFTRKYLILRNLSPSAHDNDNNTRQATALNNQYENTPVNNNYEGDSNPYQLPVPNDEMRSTGIEDYDHLSQTNRNGRTATNSQLATNQLNQDTYAIAGDPNKVNELVDNVLYQPFGS
- the LOC143462243 gene encoding uncharacterized protein LOC143462243 isoform X1 translates to MTNAISAAGVKKAKLRVANIFGQERRCGNRFTEDEDTQSIIYSSLVIFGTERCQYTTTLSADDEDLFLITIFVHENYDSGDILTLPTGQNLAKGAQKWCGIFKKEDEEVGCNTNLEHLCPVQPVVPNQWPPVIRSRSQHYAALVKFNVIRCSENFEEKTTKNTIETTKTTTGAITTRFLEVHTTKSENNSAVTEVTKRLVSTDDNSTPLLAIIIVLGVLLVISLLAMAIFIKKYLTSRNSSSTGRDNLNNSRQTTIPHNNQYENTRINNNYETVSNPYHQAMSTSVSAGNSNYEQVSPANKDREMVASNQVVMNQLNQDTYATATDPEQANELVNNVLYQPIGQ
- the LOC143462243 gene encoding uncharacterized protein LOC143462243 isoform X2; this encodes MVYRSVQILILFLFGVANIFGQERRCGNRFTEDEDTQSIIYSSLVIFGTERCQYTTTLSADDEDLFLITIFVHENYDSGDILTLPTGQNLAKGAQKWCGIFKKEDEEVGCNTNLEHLCPVQPVVPNQWPPVIRSRSQHYAALVKFNVIRCSENFEEKTTKNTIETTKTTTGAITTRFLEVHTTKSENNSAVTEVTKRLVSTDDNSTPLLAIIIVLGVLLVISLLAMAIFIKKYLTSRNSSSTGRDNLNNSRQTTIPHNNQYENTRINNNYETVSNPYHQAMSTSVSAGNSNYEQVSPANKDREMVASNQVVMNQLNQDTYATATDPEQANELVNNVLYQPIGQ
- the LOC143461688 gene encoding uncharacterized protein LOC143461688 isoform X1, coding for MYSRRILPTFLCVISLFIQRATSCGDTEITKPFDVVSYATNDIENCTWSIRPQNNESHTMLVLNFFYFSLHRKDKVQLPDGAMLPNKYAFFASHAICKKYVFSNDTTSCDREILDRYCPQESVSTTSLPAQLTASIKTRTNKRFWRLRFSYVLVPCQTESAKDERQMEVVSTSSGSLIAGVVVLCIMLAISFVVIAILAKKFIWRSGDKLMVENLTENTTYENNGYDVPATIIPSNAYESVASIRSQRFDTDNRHQINESAGVNTDPQTIGQEREMVVNVIYQPLDRNGNFERHNDRVV
- the LOC143461688 gene encoding uncharacterized protein LOC143461688 isoform X2 — protein: MLVLNFFYFSLHRKDKVQLPDGAMLPNKYAFFASHAICKKYVFSNDTTSCDREILDRYCPQESVSTTSLPAQLTASIKTRTNKRFWRLRFSYVLVPCQTESAKDERQMEVVSTSSGSLIAGVVVLCIMLAISFVVIAILAKKFIWRSGDKLMVENLTENTTYENNGYDVPATIIPSNAYESVASIRSQRFDTDNRHQINESAGVNTDPQTIGQEREMVVNVIYQPLDRNGNFERHNDRVV
- the LOC143461689 gene encoding uncharacterized protein LOC143461689 isoform X1 → MFRSTLLSLLVFYMYLMGWTEGDTGCGKLQHTTRTGHFYYQIWNSSGENCNWTFTPPSNRSDVMLVINIPELDRYSDGHWRDELIMPDGEVLLHNTSSRAHRDTTKTWCGVYVREQHGVHRTCASDVIINDVCERTTAASMKWPPVLQSNSYYYFMFLSYAFLDCQTAVQEPSQTTTQATTSTSTATTTTTKQYETSTTSDLPNTAGQMMSRLRNKLRTTTIASITMGAIAAVFALILIALVVKLFNNKSRGTEIPLSFKSNMYQGDQQQVVGYHNMALDLQNEQA
- the LOC143461689 gene encoding uncharacterized protein LOC143461689 isoform X2, whose protein sequence is MFRSTLLSLLVFYMYLMGWTEGDTGCGKLQHTTRTGHFYYQIWNSSGENCNWTFTPPSNRSDVMLVINIPELDRYSDGHWRDELIMPDGEVLLHNTSSRAHRDTTKTWCGVYVREQHGVHRTCASDVIINDVCERTTAASMKWPPVLQSNSYYYFMFLSYAFLDCQTAVQEPSQTTTQATTSTSTATTTTTKQYETSTTSDLPNITGQMMSRLRNKLRTTTIASITMGAIAAVFALILIALVVKLFNNKSRGTEIPLSFKSNMYQGDQQQVVGYHNMALDLQNEQA